A stretch of Vigna angularis cultivar LongXiaoDou No.4 chromosome 4, ASM1680809v1, whole genome shotgun sequence DNA encodes these proteins:
- the LOC108341887 gene encoding cytochrome P450 CYP82D47 codes for MDLTIQYLVAAVTAVLFISFLIKRGTPGSTRKPPEAAGGWPLIGHLHLLGGSTEPPHVTLGSLADKYGPIFSIRIGVHPAVVVSSWELAKECFTTLDVVVSSRPKYTAAKLLGYNYANFGFSPYGEFWREMRKITASELLSTTRFELLKDIRHSEVKSSFKELYRSWADKGDGSHYLSVEMKQWFGDVNLNVILRMISGKQYCTRSEDEQQVRRIRKVFREFFRLTGLFVVGDAIPFLGWLDLGGEVKEMKKTAMEMDTIVSEWLEEHRQKRDIDESKTEQDFVDVLLSVLKGVDLAGYDVDTVIKATCTMLIAGATDTTAVTMTWALSLLLNNRDALKKVQDELDEHVGKERLVNESDINKLVYLQAVVKETLRLYPSGPFSGPREFTENCTLGGFNIKAGTRFILNIWKLHRDPRIWSNPLEFEPERFLSSHKSVDLKGQHFELLPFGGGRRLCPGISFGLQMTHLALASLLQAFEITTPSNAQVDMSATFGLTNMKTTPLQVLVRPALSHHLLFGDHV; via the exons ATGGATCTTACGATTCAATATCTGGTCGCAGCAGTTACAGCCGTACTCTTCATTTCTTTCCTCATCAAAAGGGGTACACCAGGTTCCACCCGCAAGCCACCGGAAGCAGCCGGTGGGTGGCCTTTGATCGGTCATCTTCACCTCTTGGGTGGTTCCACTGAGCCTCCTCACGTAACCTTAGGATCCTTAGCAGACAAGTATGGCCCAATATTCAGCATCCGAATTGGTGTGCATCCAGCTGTGGTGGTGAGCTCTTGGGAGTTAGCCAAGGAGTGTTTCACCACTCTCGACGTCGTTGTCTCTTCTCGCCCAAAATACACCGCCGCTAAACTCTTGGGCTACAACTATGCTAACTTTGGGTTTTCCCCTTACGGAGAATTCTGGCGTGAGATGCGCAAGATTACGGCTTCAGAATTGCTCTCCACCACCCGCTTCGAACTTCTTAAGGATATTAGACACTCCGAGGTGAAGAGCTCCTTCAAAGAATTGTACAGATCATGGGCGGACAAAGGAGATGGGTCACATTATTTGTCGGTGGAGATGAAGCAGTGGTTCGGAGACGTCAATCTCAACGTCATTCTGCGGATGATTTCGGGAAAGCAATACTGTACCAGAAGTGAAGACGAGCAACAGGTGCGGCGGATTCGGAAGGTTTTCAGAGAGTTCTTCCGTTTGACAGGGTTGTTTGTGGTTGGAGACGCCATTCCGTTTCTGGGGTGGCTTGATTTGGGAGGTGAAGTAAAGGAGATGAAAAAAACGGCCATGGAAATGGATACCATAGTTTCTGAATGGTTAGAAGAACATCGCCAGAAAAGAGACATTGATGAGAGCAAAACAGAGCAGGACTTCGTTGATGTTTTGTTGTCAGTCCTTAAAGGAGTCGACCTTGCCGGTTACGATGTCGACACTGTCATAAAAGCCACCTGCACG ATGCTGATTGCCGGAGCAACTGATACCACAGCAGTTACCATGACATGGGCGCTGTCGTTGTTGCTAAATAATCGGGACGCATTGAAGAAAGtacaagatgaattggatgagcACGTGGGAAAAGAAAGATTAGTGAATGAATCGGATATAAACAAATTAGTTTATCTTCAAGCTGTGGTTAAAGAGACACTGCGATTGTATCCATCTGGGCCATTCTCTGGTCCACGCGAATTCACAGAAAATTGTACACTGGGTGGCTTCAACATCAAGGCGGGTACCCGATTTATATTGAACATTTGGAAATTACACAGAGATCCACGAATATGGTCAAATCCATTGGAGTTTGAACCAGAAAGGTTCTTGAGCAGCCACAAAAGTGTCGATCTGAAGGGTCAGCATTTTGAACTGCTTCCCTTTGGTGGTGGAAGGAGGTTGTGCCCTGGCATATCATTTGGCCTTCAAATGACACACTTGGCATTAGCTTCTCTTTTGCAGGCATTTGAAATCACCACACCATCCAATGCTCAAGTTGATATGAGTGCCACGTTTGGACTCACAAATATGAAAACCACCCCTCTGCAGGTTTTAGTCAGACCCGCTTTATCACATCACCTACTCTTTGGTGATCATGTTTAG
- the LOC108341977 gene encoding cytochrome P450 CYP82D47 → MAFHENPLTQYTVPLAISFFCLFLFLFVFSSLSRKPKNHSAATRKAPPEASGTWPLIGHLHLLGGSKPPHVTLGHMADKYGPIFTLRLGAHKTLVVSDWKMAKECFTVNDRAFASRPKSMAFELLGYNFSMVGFSPYGSYWRHVRKIATLELLSSHRIDTLKHVMDAEVKAAMKDSYNLWLKKKDGGSEMKRWFGDITLNIMFRTVVGKRFASDGGVNEENERLRKALREFFDLSGSFAVSDSLPYLRWLDLDGIEKKMKRTAKELDGFVQNWLEEHKRNRGCDLGEWKHNQDLMDVLLGLAEQGEEFDGHDPNTTIKATCLALILAGSDTTTGTLVWALSLLVNNPEILKKAIHELDTEVGSERMVEISDLKKLKYLDAIIKETLRLYPPAPLNLPHESMENCTVGGYDVASGTRLLTNLSKLQRDPSVYRNPSEFLPERFLTSHKEVDVKGQHFELIPFGAGRRMCPGISFSLQVLPLALATLLHGFDIATIDGGLVDMVEQIGLTNVKASPLQVILTPRLSSHIYDQI, encoded by the exons ATGGCTTTCCACGAAAACCCTCTCACGCAGTACACAGTACCACTTGCCATCTCATTCTTCTGCCTGTTCTTATTTCTCTTCGTTTTTTCATCTCTGTCCAGAAAGCCCAAAAACCACAGCGCAGCAACGAGAAAAGCACCACCAGAAGCAAGTGGCACGTGGCCTTTGATTGGCCACCTCCACCTCTTAGGGGGGTCGAAACCGCCACACGTTACTTTGGGCCACATGGCCGACAAATACGGTCCCATCTTCACCTTGCGTTTGGGAGCTCACAAAACGCTGGTTGTGAGCGATTGGAAAATGGCTAAAGAGTGCTTTACCGTCAACGACAGAGCTTTCGCTAGCCGTCCCAAATCCATGGCCTTTGAATTGTTGGGCTACAACTTTTCCATGGTTGGGTTCAGCCCCTATGGTTCTTACTGGCGCCATGTGCGCAAAATCGCCACGCTGGAGCTCCTCTCTTCGCATCGCATAGACACTCTGAAGCACGTGATGGATGCCGAAGTGAAAGCAGCAATGAAGGACAGTTACAATTTGTGGTTGAAGAAGAAAGACGGTGGTTCCGAAATGAAGAGGTGGTTTGGGGACATAACATTGAACATTATGTTCAGAACGGTGGTAGGAAAACGTTTTGCTAGTGACGGCGGTGTGAATGAAGAGAACGAACGACTCCGAAAGGCATTGAGGGAGTTCTTTGATCTGAGCGGTTCCTTCGCAGTTTCTGACTCTCTGCCGTATCTAAGATGGTTGGATTTGGATGGTAtcgagaagaaaatgaagagaacCGCAAAAGAGTTAGATGGGTTTGTTCAGAATTGGCTTGAAGAACACAAACGCAACAGAGGTTGTGATTTAGGTGAATGGAAACATAACCAGGACCTCATGGACGTGCTTCTTGGGCTTGCCGAACAGGGTGAAGAGTTTGACGGTCATGACCCTAACACCACAATCAAAGCCACGTGTCTG GCTTTAATTTTGGCTGGTTCAGATACTACAACAGGAACATTGGTATGGGCTCTCTCGTTACTTGTGAATAATCCTGAAATTCTGAAAAAAGCGATCCATGAATTAGATACAGAAGTTGGGAGTGAAAGGATGGTAGAGATCTCAGATTTGAAGAAGCTAAAGTATCTTGATGCTATCATCAAAGAAACACTGCGTTTATACCCACCAGCCCCTCTTAATTTGCCACACGAGTCTATGGAAAATTGCACAGTGGGTGGATATGATGTAGCATCTGGAACACGTCTTTTGACTAATCTTTCAAAACTTCAGAGAGATCCCTCTGTATATCGAAATCCCTCTGAATTTCTTCCAGAGAGATTCCTGACAAGCCATAAGGAAGTGGATGTGAAGGGTCAACATTTTGAGTTGATTCCGTTCGGCGCAGGTAGAAGAATGTGTCCTGGGATATCTTTTAGTCTCCAAGTGCTGCCACTAGCACTTGCTACCTTATTGCATGGGTTTGACATTGCAACCATTGATGGAGGGCTTGTTGATATGGTTGAACAGATTGGCTTAACCAACGTCAAAGCTTCTCCCCTCCAAGTCATTCTTACTCCCCGTCTATCTTCTCATATTTATGATCAAATCTAA
- the LOC108341760 gene encoding cytochrome P450 CYP82D47, with amino-acid sequence MYHENPRSNYTVPLTICLLLFLFILLSISRKLKNHSAATRKAPPEASGAWPLIGHLHLLGGSKPPHVTLGHMADKYGPIFSLRLGAHKTLVVSDWEMAKECFTVNDRTFANRPKSMTFEVLGYNSSMIGFIPYGSYWRQMRKIATLELLSSRRIDTLKHVMEAEVKAAMRESYNLWLKKKNGFSEMKRWFGNIALNIMFQTVVGKRFVSDGGVNEENERLRKVFRDLFDLGGSFAVSDCMPYLRWLDLDGIEKKMKRTAKEIDGFAQIWLEEHKRNRDCSSGERKHSHDLMDVLLGLVEKGEEFDGHDSDTSIKALCMTLIMAGSDSTAGTLAWALSLLLNNREILKKATDELDAEIGSKRMVDVSDLKKLKYLESIIKETLRLYPAGPLSLVHESMENCTVGGYDVASGTRLLTNLSKLQRDPSLYPNPLEFCPERFLTTHKEVDVKGQHFELIPFGAGRRICPGISFSLQATQLTLATLLHGFDIVTIDGGPVDMAEQIGFTSIRASPLQVILSPRLTSHIYDQI; translated from the exons atgtACCACGAAAACCCTCGCTCCAACTACACAGTTCCACTTACAATCTGCCTGTTGttatttctctttattcttTTGTCCATTTCCAGAAAGCTCAAAAACCACAGTGCTGCAACAAGAAAAGCACCGCCAGAAGCAAGTGGCGCATGGCCTTTGATTGGTCACCTCCACCTCTTAGGGGGGTCCAAACCGCCACATGTTACGTTGGGCCACATGGCGGACAAATACGGCCCCATCTTCTCCTTACGCCTGGGAGCTCACAAAACGCTGGTTGTGAGCGATTGGGAAATGGCCAAAGAGTGCTTTACCGTCAACGACAGAACGTTCGCTAACCGTCCAAAATCCATGACCTTTGAAGTGTTGGGCTACAACTCCTCCATGATTGGGTTCATCCCCTACGGATCTTACTGGCGCCAGATGCGCAAAATCGCCACGCTTGAGCTCCTCTCTTCTCGCCGCATAGACACGCTGAAGCACGTGATGGAAGCCGAAGTGAAAGCAGCGATGAGAGAGAGTTATAATTTgtggttgaagaagaaaaacgGCTTTTCCGAAATGAAGAGGTGGTTTGGAAACATAGCGTTGAACATTATGTTCCAAACGGTGGTAGGAAAACGTTTTGTAAGTGACGGCGGCGTGAACGAAGAGAACGAACGACTCCGAAAGGTATTCAGGGATTTGTTTGATCTGGGCGGTTCATTCGCTGTGTCTGACTGTATGCCCTATTTGAGATGGTTAGATTTGGATGgtatagagaagaaaatgaagagaacGGCGAAAGAGATAGATGGGTTTGCTCAGATTTGGCTTGAAGAACACAAACGCAACCGGGATTGTAGTTCAGGTGAACGGAAACATAGCCATGACCTGATGGACGTGCTTCTTGGACTTGTTGAAAAGGGTGAAGAGTTTGATGGTCATGACTCTGACACCTCAATCAAAGCTCTGTGCATG ACTTTAATTATGGCTGGTTCAGATAGCACAGCAGGAACATTGGCATGGGCTCTGTCTTTACTTCTCAATAATCGTGAAATTCTAAAAAAGGCCACTGACGAATTAGATGCAGAAATTGGGAGTAAAAGGATGGTAGATGTTTCAGATTTGAAGAAACTAAAGTATCTTGAATCTATTATCAAGGAAACACTACGTTTATACCCAGCTGGACCACTTAGTCTGGTACACGAGTCCATGGAAAATTGCACAGTGGGTGGATATGATGTAGCATCCGGCACACGTCTTTTGACTAATCTTTCAAAACTTCAGAGAGATCCATCTTTATATCCAAATCCCCTTGAATTTTGTCCAGAAAGATTCTTAACAACCCACAAGGAAGTGGACGTAAAGGGTCAACATTTTGAGTTGATTCCATTCGGTGCAGGTAGAAGAATATGTCCTGGGATATCTTTCAGTCTCCAAGCGACGCAACTCACACTTGCTACCTTATTGCATGGGTTTGATATTGTAACTATTGATGGAGGACCTGTTGATATGGCTGAACAGATTGGCTTTACCAGCATTAGAGCTTCTCCCCTCCAAGTCATTCTTTCTCCGCGTCTTACTTCTCATATTTATGATCAAATCTAA